The following proteins are encoded in a genomic region of Phragmites australis chromosome 9, lpPhrAust1.1, whole genome shotgun sequence:
- the LOC133928585 gene encoding zinc finger CCCH domain-containing protein 35-like, with product MMMMGEGAHAPPWQQGPASGGVEGDEGSPYSLLAALRHYLPSNEAAGFEEDDEEAAAVAVDAYACDEFRMYEFKVRRCARGRSHDWTECPFAHPGEKARRRDPRRYHYSGAACPDFRKGGCKRGDSCEFAHGVFECWLHPARYRTQPCKDGTACRRRVCFFAHTPDQLRVLPPQQQSPSPRGASASSPLAESYDGSPLRRQAFESYLTKSMISSSPTSTLVSPPRSPPSESPPMSPDAAGALRRGSWTGVGSPVSDVLASLRQLRLSGSPRSAPSGASFLAGYPSGSYGSTKSNGFYSLPSTPTRPSPVTVTTASGTTIMTVERLNLGLLEEVEPLMERVESGRALREKVFERLSKEATVPNDTAAAATAESTGPATAPDVGWVSDLIN from the coding sequence ATGATGATGATGGGAGAGGGAGCGCATGCGCCGCCGTGGCAGCAGGGCCCGGCTAGCGGCGGCGTGGAGGGGGACGAGGGGTCGCCGTACAGCCTTCTGGCGGCTCTGCGGCATTACCTGCCGTCGAACGAGGCGGCGGGGttcgaggaggacgacgaggaggctgCTGCGGTGGCAGTGGACGCGTACGCGTGCGATGAGTTCCGGATGTACGAGTTCAAGGTGCGGAGGTGCGCGCGCGGCCGGAGCCACGACTGGACGGAATGCCCGTTTGCGCACCCGGGGGAGAAGGCGCGCCGGCGGGACCCGAGGCGGTACCACTACTCCGGCGCTGCGTGCCCGGACTTCCGTAAGGGCGGGTGTAAGCGCGGGGACTCCTGCGAGTTCGCACATGGGGTGTTCGAGTGCTGGCTCCACCCGGCGCGCTACCGCACGCAGCCCTGCAAGGACGGCACCGCGTGCCGCCGCCGCGTCTGCTTCTTCGCGCACACGCCGGACCAGCTCCGCGTGCTTCCGCCTCAGCAGCAGTCCCCCAGCCCCAGGGGCGCGTCCGCGTCGTCGCCGCTCGCCGAGTCCTACGACGGCTCGCCGCTCCGCCGCCAGGCGTTCGAGAGCTATCTCACTAAGAGCATGATATCTTCGTCCCCTACCAGCACGCTTGTCTCGCCGCCCAGGTCGCCGCCGTCCGAGTCGCCTCCAATGTCGCCGGACGCCGCCGGCGCGCTTCGCCGCGGCTCTTGGACGGGCGTCGGCTCGCCCGTCAGCGACGTTCTCGCCTCCCTCCGTCAGCTCCGCCTCAGCGGTTCGCCGAGGTCGGCCCCGTCTGGCGCTTCCTTCCTGGCCGGCTACCCCTCCGGCTCCTACGGGTCGACCAAATCCAACGGGTTCTACAGCCTCCCGTCCACCCCGACCAGACCCTCCCCGGTGACGGTGACCACCGCCTCCGGCACCACCATCATGACCGTGGAGCGGCTCAACCTTGGGCttctggaggaggtggagccacTCATGGAGAGGGTGGAGTCCGGGAGAGCCCTCCGCGAGAAGGTGTTCGAGCGGCTCAGCAAAGAAGCCACCGTACCCAACGACACAGCCGCGGCCGCCACCGCGGAAAGCACGGGCCCAGCCACCGCCCCCGACGTCGGCTGGGTCTCCGACCTCATCAACTGA